CGCCTGTTGGCTGGTCAGCGTGCAACTGCTGGACGGCGTCGGAGCCGGCCTCTACGGCGCGATCTTCCCCATCATCGTCGCCGATCTCATGCGCGGGACCGGCCGGTTCAACGTCGCGCAGGGCGCTGTGATCACGGCTCAGGGCATCGGTGCGGCGCTGTCGACAACCGTTGCCGGCTTCGCGGTGGTGCACTTCGGCTATAGCGCCGCGTTCATCCTGCTCGGCGCCATCGCCGAGGTCGGAATTGTTCTCTGGATCTTTGCCATGCCGGAGACGCGACCGGATGACCGAGACGCTCAACTCTCCAGCAACAAGCTTTCCGCTCCGATCGCCGCAATTCGCTGACGGCGACCGCCCCTCGCAGCACCGCGGTTACATGAGGAACACGATGCCCTTCCAGCTATCTTCGTCTTACCTAACCCCGATCGCACTTCTCGTCTGCTCGAATCTGTTCATGACGACGGCTTGGTACGGCCACTTGAAATACAAGGAAGTGCCGCTCTGGGGCGTCATCCTGACGAGCTGGGCGATCGCATTCATCGAGTACTGCTTCGCCGTCCCGGCCAATCGTTACGGCAGTGCCGTCTATTCGACGGCCCAGCTCAAGACGATGCAGGAGGTCATCACCCTTCTGGTCTTTGTCGGCTTCTCGGTGGTCTATCTGAAAGAGCCGATCGGCTGGAACCATCTCATCGGCTTCGCTTGTATATGCGTCGGGGCCTTCTTCATCTTTCAGAAATGGTAGCGCGGGCACCGGAGCCGCGTCAGGTGGGTTCGCCAACGTGCCGATCAATCCGCCCCGCCAAATCTGTTGGCGGCTTCGATCGTCAGCCCCTTCCCCACCGCACCGAACGTGTCGCCTTCGACGACGCGCGCATCCGGGATGCCCTCGACGATGGCGCGCCGGACGTGAGCCAGTTGGACAGAACCTCCCGTCAGGAACACCACATCGATGTCCTTCGCGGCGAGCCCCGCCTGCTTGAGGCATATCGCGATCCGCGTTCCGATGCGGGCCGCCAGTTCCGTGGTGTGACCGACGAGATCCTTGCGGCCGATGGCGACTTTCAGGCCGGGCTCGACCCACGCCAGCGGAATACCGGCCTCGGCAACCTCGGACAGCGCGATCTTCGCGTCTTCGACCTCCATCGCCAAGGTGTGGCCGCGCTGTTCTTCGAGCACGCGCAGCAGGCGATCGAGCAGCTTCGGCTGAGCCGCGTCGCGCCTGACACTGCGGATATCCAAAGCGACGTTCGCTTCGTACATCCGGTTGATGCTCGACCAGGTCGCGAGCTCATGGAAATACGTCGACGGCGCATCGAGGCCGGCGCGCTTCATCTTGCTGCCGTAGCCGAACAGCGGCATGACGGCGCCCAGGCTCAGCCGGCGGTCGAAATCCGTTCCGCCGACGCGCACGCCGTCATTTGCAAGAATGTCGCTTTCGCGGTCGGCCTTCTGATGGCGATCCGGGCCAAGACGCACGATCGAGAAATCCGACGTGCCGCCGCCGATGTCGGCGATCAAGGCGATCTCCTCGCCGGAGATCTGGCGTTCGTAGTCCAGCGCCGCCGCGATCGGCTCGAACTGGAACGTGACGTGATCGAAACCGATCTCCCGGACGATGCCGCGCAGCGTCTCCTCGGCCTTCCGGTCGGCCTCCGGCGCGTTGTCGACGAAATGCACCGGGCGGCCGTGAACGACGCTGCGGAACTCGCGGCCCGAGGCCTGCTCGGCCCGGCGCTTCACCGCGCGGAGATAGAACGCGATCACGTCGCGGAAGCTGCGGCGCTCGCGGCCGACCAGCGTGGTCTCCTCGATCAGCGAGGTGCCGAGCACGGACTTCAGGCTCCGCATCAAGCGCCCTGGAATGCCATCGACATAGGCGCCGATCGCGGCATGCCCGATCACCACGCGCCCATCGCGTTCGAAAAAGATCGCGCTGGGGATCGCGGTCTTTTCTCCCTCCAACGGGATCAGCGCCGGCGCACGCGCAACGGTGCGGCCGAAGGTCGTGTTCGAGGTGCCGAAATCAAGCCCGCAAGATGACATCACCGCTCCTGAAAAGAGCGTCTGTCTAAACAGTTCGCCTCAACGGCGAAACTTGTTTTTCTTCGGCTTCTTGCCGAACGCGGGCTTGGCAAAAGGATTGGCGTGATCGCGCCGCGGCCGCCGGGCGTCGGCGGCGTGGTGTTCGTGCCGCCGCTTCTGATCCGACGCTGGCTTGTGAGGCGGGTTGCCGCCTGACGCCTCGCCATGATGCTTGTGGCGCCGCTCGTGGTGGGGTTTGCCGTCCTGACGCGGCTTGTGATCTGGCCGATGAGGTGGCCGGTGATCCGGCTTGCGATCTTTCTTGCCCTCGTATGGCTTGCCTCCGGAGGTTTTGCCGTCGCTCGCGGCTTGATCGGCAGGAGCTTCGGCTGGCGCTTCGCCTTGCGGGCCGGCCGGCAGCGCCTCGATGCGGATGTTCTCTTCCTTGTCGGGACGATTGAGGTTGACCGAGAACTGCTCCGCGGCCTGCCCTGAAATCTCGAACTCGGTGTGGGTCGGGTAAATCCTGATCGCGCCGATGTCGTGCTTGTCGATGCTGCCGCGGCGGCAGATCATCGGCAGCAGCCAGCGGGCTTCGGCATTCTTCTGCCGTCCGACACTCAGGCGAAACCAGACGCTGCCCCCCGCCAGGCTGTGACGGAAGCCCGGCTTCTTCTTTCGCGCTTCCGTCACGGCGGGGCTGTTGCCGTTGCGGACGTCGCGCCGTTCGCGGCGGTCATCGCGCGATCGATAGCGGTCCTGGCCGGGATCGAGGATGTCTTCGGGCGAAGGCAGCCGCGAGCGATAGAGCCTCGCCAGCGCTGCGGCGATATCCTCGGGCGACCGCTCGGCGAGCAGCGCGCGCGCCAGCGTCAGGTCGTCCTCGGTCGACTCCGCGGTGAAAATCTCATCCTGCAGCATGCGCTGCTGATCGAGCTTGCGAATTTCCTCCGCCTGGGGCGCCGCGCCCCACGCAGCATCGATGCCGGCCTGGGCCAGCAGCAACTCCGCGCGGCGGCGGCGCGCGGGCGGCACCAGCAGCACGCTCACGCCCTTGCGGCCGGCCCGGCCGGTGCGGCCGGAGCGATGCTGCAGGGTTTCCGGATCGTTCGGCAGCTCGGCATGAATGACGGCGCCGACGTGCGGCAGGTCGATGCCGCGCGCCGCCACGTCGGTGGCGACGCAAACGCGCGCGCGCCCGTCGCGCAGCGCCTGCAGCGCGTGGGTCCGCTCGTTCTGCGTGAGTTCGCCCGACAGGGCCACGACGGAAAATCCGCGCTCCAGCAGCGACGCCTGCAAATGCCGGACGGCCTCCCGGGTGTTGCAGAACACGATGGCCCCGGGCGATTCGAAATACCGCAGCACGTTGACGACCGCGTGCTCAATCTCGTGCGCGACGACGCGAATGGCGCGATATTCGATGTCGGCGTGGCCGCCTTCATTGCCCGCGACCTCGATGCGGAATGCGTCTTTCTGGTATTGCTTCGCCAACGCCACGATGCCGCGCGGCAGCGTCGCCGAGAATAGCAGTGTGCGGCGGCTGTCCGGCGTGGTCTTGAGGATGGATTCCAAGTCCTCGCGAAAGCCCAGATCGAGCATCTCGTCGGCTTCGTCGAGCACGATCGCCTTCAATTCCGAGACGTCGAGATTGCCGCGCCGCAGGTGGTCGCAGAGCCGCCCCGGCGTTCCGACCACGATGTGCGCGCCGTAAGAAAGCTCGCGCTGCTCCCGGCGCGGGTCCATGCCGCCGACGCAGGAGACGATGCGGGCGCCGGTGTATTGATAGAGCCACGCGAACTCCTGCTGCACCTGCAGCGCGAGCTCTCGCGTCGGCGCGACAATCAATGCGAGCGGCTTGGCGCCCTTTTCCAAGCGATCCGCATCGCCGAGAAGATTCGTCGCGATCGACAGCCCATAGGCAACGGTCTTGCCCGAGCCGGTCTGGGCCGAGACCAGCAGATCGCGGCCGGCGGCCGCTTCGGCCAGCACCGCGGCCTGGACGGGCGTCGGCTCGGTGTAGCTTCGCTCGGCCAAGGCCCGGGCGAGCAGGGCGTGGGCGGAAAAGGTTTGGGCGGACTGCGGACTTACGGGCGGGGATATCACGAGATGTCAGACCTTGGTGGCTTGCCGTACGAAACAATGGGTGGCCCGGTCGCGTCCGCGAAGTGAGCGGCCGCAGACCGGCGGATGGACGGATGTGGGAATGGCTTGTGCCGAAACAAGCAACAACGCTGATCGTTGCCGGCGATTTGCCTGAGATCGGCCTATTGTCCGCCGAACCCGGCCCGCCTGCTGTTCACACTTTGATGTCCGTTGTGACGATGGTGACGCGTCCGAAGCGCGTCAATTGAGGTGCTTTAATAGCGATTTCCGCCGCCAACTCAACGATTTGTTTTAGCCGCCGGGTGGCGGCAGGGTCTGTTTGTCCGGCCCCGAAACGCATTCAAGCCTGCTGTCGGGCCTGGACTTGCCGAACTGACCGACGCGCGGAGCGGCCTCCCTCCCGCCGCATATGACGATCATGGAATCGAGCGCGACGCACTGAATCGGCGCGGGAAAGCGGGGAAAGGGTGCTGCAGCCGTTCGGCCCCAATATCTGGATCGTGGACGGCTCTGACGTTGCGGTCGCGGGATTTCGCTATCCGACCCGCGCCGCCGTGATCAGGCTATCGGCCGGCGGCCTTTTCATCTGGTCGCCGGTGCACCTGACCGACAAATTGCGCACCGAACTCGATGCGCTCGGCACGGTTCGCCATATCGTCGCGCCCAATTCGCTTCATCACCTCTTCCTGCATGAATGGAAGCAGGCTTTCCCGAACGCCAGGCTCTATGCGCCGCCGCGGTTGCAAAAGACAAGACCCGACCTTGCCTTCGACGCCGAACTCGACGACGAGAGCGGAACGGAGTGGTCCGGAGAGATCGAGTCCGTCGTCATGCACGGCAATCTGATCACCGCAGAGGTCGTGTTCTTTCATAAAGCGAGTGGCACCGCCCTGTTCACGGATCTTCTTCAGCAGATCCCCGCAGGCCACATCACGGGCTGGAGGCGTCTCGTCGCCAAGCTCGACCTCATGGTGGAACCCGAGCCGTCCGTGCCGCGTAAGTTTCGTATCGCTTTCACCAATCGCGGCGCCGCCCGCAATTCCTTGAAACGCATCCTGGACTGGCCGGTCGAAAAGGTGCTGATGGCTCACGGCGCGCCTGTCGAACGAGACGGCTTGGCGTTCATAAACCGCAGTTTCAAGTGGCTTAAACCCTGATCCGCGGCGACGACCATGAAACGCATCTGGACGATCATCGGCGTAGCGGACGTGCCCCGCAGCGTCACATGGTACCAGTCGCTGCTCGGTCTGCCGGAAACGGCTCCGGCTCACGACTATTTCGGGCAGATCGTCGATGCCGACGGAACGGTGCTGCTGGCTTTGCACGCATGGGGCGCCCATGAGCATCCTTCGCTGACAAGTCCCGAACACGCCGCGCCCGGCAATGGGCTGCTGTTGTTTTTTCGCGTAGACGACTTGAGTTCCGCTCTGCCGAGGGCTCGCGCACTCGTCGGCAGACTCGAGGAAGAGCCGCATCTGAATCCCAACACGGAAACGATGGAATTTTCGGTCCGCGATCCCGACGGATATTACGTCACGCTGAGCGCGCTCGATCCGGACTAGCGGCCGCAAACGCGACGCCAAAATCCATCCCGGCTCTCAATGACCTGGTCGGCCTCGATACACGGCCGCAGTCGGGATGGTGTACATGCAGAGGCCGGTGATCGCCGCCAGCGCCATGTAGAGCACGATCGCGGACGAGCGGCGTGAGTTGAAGAGCTTGTCCACTCCGCCGCGCATCGGAAGCTAACGCCGGCAAGATTGCAGCCGCGCTGGAAGGAAATGGGAAGGCGCTGTCACTCCCATCTATAAGCGGGCATCAGCATAAACTTGACTCCCAATGCGCCTTCCGGGTTTTGGGTCAGTCGTTAGGAGAGCCGAATACTGGATTTTTGCGCTCACACATCTTCATCCGACAGCACGCGGAGTGCCGCACCGTCCAGGTCATCATATTGACCGGCGCGCACCGACCACAGGAATGCCGCGAGGCCGGAAAGGCCTAGCGCGAGCGCCATCGGCACGAGATAGAGCAGAACGGTCATGCAGCACCTCCGGTCGCAGGCGCACCCGCGGGGACCGGCAGCGCATCCCGTCGAGCCGCTTTCCCGCGTGCACGGAACGCGTTCAAAGTGACGATGATCGAGGAACCGGACATTGCGGCGGCGGCAATCAATGGCGTGATGCCGCCTGCGATCGCCACGGGCACTGCGATGGCGTTGTAGAGCACTGCGATCCAGAGGTTCTGCATCATCAGCGCACGGGCTTGTCGCGCGATACGGACTGCATCGAGCACGGGCAACAGCGGCTCGCCGAGGAACACCGCGTCGGCCTGCGCCTGGGTGATCTCGGCGGCGCTGATCGGCGACAGCGAGACGTGGGCTGCGGCAAGCGCCGGCGCGTCGTTGAGGCCGTCGCCGACCATCAGCACGCGGCGGCCTGCGGCTTTCATCTCGGCGAGACAGGCGATCTTCTCGGCAGGCTTCAACCCGGCGCGCCAGGAGCGGATGCCGAGCGCCTCGGCGACCGGCGCCACCGCTTCGACGCGGTCGCCCGAGAGGATGTGCAAATCGAGCCCCAGGGCGGCCAGCGCGCGCACCGTCTCAAGTGCCGCGGGCCGCAGCGCCTGCCGCACCGACAGCACCGTCGACCGGCCGTTATGCATAAAGCCGATGAAGGACAGGCCGCCGGTGCCATCCATGGGCGCAGCCACGCCGCAGAATTCCGGGCTGCCGAGGCGGGCTTCAACACCGTCGATGACGGCGCGAACGCCGCAGCCGGCTTCTTCCACCGCGCCGTCATAGGGCGTGCGGCGCTGGGCGTGCTGGGCCACGGCGGCGGCGAGCGGATGATGGCTCGACAGCGCCAGCCGCGCCGCGCGCTCGAGCAGGTCCGGCGGGATCGCGGCGGCATCGACAAGTTGCGCGTCCGGCAGCGTCAGCGTGCCGGTCTTGTCGAACACCACGGTGTCGGCGCGGGCCAGCCGCTCGATGGCGTCGCCGGCATTGACGATGATCCGGCTCCGGAACAGCGCGCCGGAGGCGACCACCTGCACGGCCGGAATGGCGAGCGCCAGCGCGCAGGGACAGGTGATGATCAGCACCGCGATGCCGGTGACGATCGCGTCGTGGATCGAGGCGCCGGCGATCAGCCAGCCGATCACGGTCAGCGCCGCGGTGAGATGCACGACCGGCGCGTAAAGCCGCGCCGCGCGGTCGGCGAGGCGAACGATCTTCGATTTAGCCAGGATCGCGCTGTCGAGCAGCCGCTGCACCTCGTCGATCAGCGAGCCGCCGGCCGCGGCCGTCACCTTCATGGTGATGGCGCCGGAATAGCTGCGGCTGCCCGCGTAAATCTCCGCCCCCGATGCCGTCACCCGCCGCGCGGTCTCGCCGGTGACGAGGCTTTCGTCGAGCTCCGTGCTGCCGGTCAGGATGACGCCGTCGGCCGGCACGCGCTCGCCGGCGCGCACCAGCACGCGATCGCCAGGCCTGAGCGCCGCGCTCGGCACCGAGACGATCTCGTTGTTGTCGTCGAGCCGGTGCGCGACCTCAGCCTTGAGCGCCGCGAGGTTGCCGGCCACCGCCCGCGTCTTCCTCCGCATGGCATGATCGAGCGCCCGCCCGCAGAGCAAGAAGAACAGCAGCATCAGCGCCGAGTCGAAATAGGCGTGTTCGGCGTGGGCGATGGTCTCGGCGAGCGACATGCCGAGCGCCAGCACGACACCGATCGAGATCGGCACGTCCATGTTGGTGCGGCCCAAGCGCAGCGCGCGGAACGCACTCAGAAAGAACGGCTGGCCCGCATAGGCCGCCGCCGGCAGCGCGATGGCGGCGGACAGCCAGTGGAACAGGTCGCGGGTTTCCCCCGTCATGTCGGTGACGTTGCCGGACCACACTGAAACCGACAGCAGCATCACGTTCATTGCCGCAAAGCCCGCCACCGCAAGGCACTTGAACAGCCACCGGGCGTGCTGGGCCTCGTCGGACTCGGCCTGCTGCGGGCGGAACGGATGCGAGCGGTAGCCGATGCGCTCCAGCGCGTAGATCACGTCGCCGGGGCCGATCTTGTCCTCGCGCCAGCCGACCACGAGACGGCGGTCGGTGAAATTCAGCCGCGCGCTGGCGATGCCCGGCATCGCCTTGAGACCCTCTTCGATCTTGCGGATGCAGCCGGCGCAGGCGACGCCGTCGACGGCGAGCTCCATGCGCGCGAGGCCGTCGGCGTCGCG
The Rhodoplanes sp. Z2-YC6860 genome window above contains:
- a CDS encoding DMT family protein, coding for MPFQLSSSYLTPIALLVCSNLFMTTAWYGHLKYKEVPLWGVILTSWAIAFIEYCFAVPANRYGSAVYSTAQLKTMQEVITLLVFVGFSVVYLKEPIGWNHLIGFACICVGAFFIFQKW
- a CDS encoding Hsp70 family protein — translated: MSSCGLDFGTSNTTFGRTVARAPALIPLEGEKTAIPSAIFFERDGRVVIGHAAIGAYVDGIPGRLMRSLKSVLGTSLIEETTLVGRERRSFRDVIAFYLRAVKRRAEQASGREFRSVVHGRPVHFVDNAPEADRKAEETLRGIVREIGFDHVTFQFEPIAAALDYERQISGEEIALIADIGGGTSDFSIVRLGPDRHQKADRESDILANDGVRVGGTDFDRRLSLGAVMPLFGYGSKMKRAGLDAPSTYFHELATWSSINRMYEANVALDIRSVRRDAAQPKLLDRLLRVLEEQRGHTLAMEVEDAKIALSEVAEAGIPLAWVEPGLKVAIGRKDLVGHTTELAARIGTRIAICLKQAGLAAKDIDVVFLTGGSVQLAHVRRAIVEGIPDARVVEGDTFGAVGKGLTIEAANRFGGAD
- a CDS encoding DEAD/DEAH box helicase yields the protein MAERSYTEPTPVQAAVLAEAAAGRDLLVSAQTGSGKTVAYGLSIATNLLGDADRLEKGAKPLALIVAPTRELALQVQQEFAWLYQYTGARIVSCVGGMDPRREQRELSYGAHIVVGTPGRLCDHLRRGNLDVSELKAIVLDEADEMLDLGFREDLESILKTTPDSRRTLLFSATLPRGIVALAKQYQKDAFRIEVAGNEGGHADIEYRAIRVVAHEIEHAVVNVLRYFESPGAIVFCNTREAVRHLQASLLERGFSVVALSGELTQNERTHALQALRDGRARVCVATDVAARGIDLPHVGAVIHAELPNDPETLQHRSGRTGRAGRKGVSVLLVPPARRRRAELLLAQAGIDAAWGAAPQAEEIRKLDQQRMLQDEIFTAESTEDDLTLARALLAERSPEDIAAALARLYRSRLPSPEDILDPGQDRYRSRDDRRERRDVRNGNSPAVTEARKKKPGFRHSLAGGSVWFRLSVGRQKNAEARWLLPMICRRGSIDKHDIGAIRIYPTHTEFEISGQAAEQFSVNLNRPDKEENIRIEALPAGPQGEAPAEAPADQAASDGKTSGGKPYEGKKDRKPDHRPPHRPDHKPRQDGKPHHERRHKHHGEASGGNPPHKPASDQKRRHEHHAADARRPRRDHANPFAKPAFGKKPKKNKFRR
- a CDS encoding DUF4336 domain-containing protein encodes the protein MLQPFGPNIWIVDGSDVAVAGFRYPTRAAVIRLSAGGLFIWSPVHLTDKLRTELDALGTVRHIVAPNSLHHLFLHEWKQAFPNARLYAPPRLQKTRPDLAFDAELDDESGTEWSGEIESVVMHGNLITAEVVFFHKASGTALFTDLLQQIPAGHITGWRRLVAKLDLMVEPEPSVPRKFRIAFTNRGAARNSLKRILDWPVEKVLMAHGAPVERDGLAFINRSFKWLKP
- a CDS encoding VOC family protein produces the protein MKRIWTIIGVADVPRSVTWYQSLLGLPETAPAHDYFGQIVDADGTVLLALHAWGAHEHPSLTSPEHAAPGNGLLLFFRVDDLSSALPRARALVGRLEEEPHLNPNTETMEFSVRDPDGYYVTLSALDPD
- the ccoS gene encoding cbb3-type cytochrome oxidase assembly protein CcoS; the protein is MTVLLYLVPMALALGLSGLAAFLWSVRAGQYDDLDGAALRVLSDEDV
- a CDS encoding heavy metal translocating P-type ATPase — its product is MSETLDLSMFVTRDADGLARMELAVDGVACAGCIRKIEEGLKAMPGIASARLNFTDRRLVVGWREDKIGPGDVIYALERIGYRSHPFRPQQAESDEAQHARWLFKCLAVAGFAAMNVMLLSVSVWSGNVTDMTGETRDLFHWLSAAIALPAAAYAGQPFFLSAFRALRLGRTNMDVPISIGVVLALGMSLAETIAHAEHAYFDSALMLLFFLLCGRALDHAMRRKTRAVAGNLAALKAEVAHRLDDNNEIVSVPSAALRPGDRVLVRAGERVPADGVILTGSTELDESLVTGETARRVTASGAEIYAGSRSYSGAITMKVTAAAGGSLIDEVQRLLDSAILAKSKIVRLADRAARLYAPVVHLTAALTVIGWLIAGASIHDAIVTGIAVLIITCPCALALAIPAVQVVASGALFRSRIIVNAGDAIERLARADTVVFDKTGTLTLPDAQLVDAAAIPPDLLERAARLALSSHHPLAAAVAQHAQRRTPYDGAVEEAGCGVRAVIDGVEARLGSPEFCGVAAPMDGTGGLSFIGFMHNGRSTVLSVRQALRPAALETVRALAALGLDLHILSGDRVEAVAPVAEALGIRSWRAGLKPAEKIACLAEMKAAGRRVLMVGDGLNDAPALAAAHVSLSPISAAEITQAQADAVFLGEPLLPVLDAVRIARQARALMMQNLWIAVLYNAIAVPVAIAGGITPLIAAAAMSGSSIIVTLNAFRARGKAARRDALPVPAGAPATGGAA